Part of the Sporosarcina sp. FSL K6-2383 genome is shown below.
TTTGAGCAGGCGTTTATGATGTACTTGCCACGTCTTTGTGAGCACTGCTTAAATCCAAGTTGCGTAGCATCATGCCCATCGGGTGCAATTTACAAACGTGATGAGGATGGTATTGTCCTTGTCGACCAAGATGCATGTCGTGGTTGGCGCTATTGCATGACGGGTTGCCCGTACAAGAAAGTGTACTTCAATTGGAAAACAAATAAAGCGGAGAAATGTACATTCTGCTTCCCACGCATTGAGTCAGGACTACCAACAGTTTGTTCTGAAACATGTACGGGACGAATTCGTTATTTGGGTGTACTTCTATATGACGCTGACCGTGTACTTGAAGCAGCTTCAACACCAGATGAAAAAGATTTGTACAAAGCTCAATGTGATTTGTTCTTAGATCCGAATGATCCAGAAGTAATGGAGCAAGCAAGGAAAGATGGCATTTCGGAAGAGTGGATTGAGGCGGCACAAAACTCACCTGTTTATAAACTGGCAATCGAGTATAAGCTTGCATTCCCGCTTCATCCAGAATACAGAACGTTACCAATGGTTTGGTATGTGCCACCACTTAGCCCGATCATGAACTACTTTGAAGGGAAAGATTCTATCAAAAATCCTGATATGATTTTCCCTGCAATTGATGAAATGCGGATTCCGATTCAATATCTTGCGAATATGCTAACAGCTGGAGATGCTGAAACGGTGAAGCAAGGCTTACAAAGAATGGCTATGATGCGCTCTTATATGCGTGCAGTGTCATCTGGTAAGGAATTTGATGAATCACGCCTAGAGCGTGTTGGACTTACGGCTCACCAAACAAAACAAATGTATCGTCTACTCGCGATTGCAAAATACGAGGATCGCTTTGTGATTCCAACTGCTCATAAAGAAGGTCACATGAATATGTACCGTTCACAAGGGTCTGCTGGTTATACAGAAATGGGTGGGGATTACGCTATGGATTCATCTCCAACTCAATTCAGCTATACGGGTATAGCGGATAGTACGGACTGTGATGGATGTAGCGCGGTAGAACCGACGAAATCAGGTAAAGAAATCTATGAAGAGAACTTCTATGGAGGGATTTGGCGTGATTGATCTGAAGAAATTATACGAAGTAAAGCAAAATTTTGGTTTCTTCGCAGATCAGCTGTCTTATCCTGAAAAGCTTACATTTCATCCGTCGGTATTGGAGGAGTCATTTGACTCTTCCGACCCGGCTTACGCCGATATAAAAGTATTTTGGGATTTGATGCATGATTATAGCCTCGATGAAATCCAAGAGATGTATACGTACACATTTGATTTTCAAACAGAAACGACGTTGTTCATGACATATGTAAAATATGCGGATGCTAAAGAACGCGGTCAAATGCTGGCGAAACTGAAAGTGTTGTATGAAATGTTTGGATTAAATATGCCGGAAGGCGAGTTGTCTGATTTTTTACCGCTCATGTGTGAGTTCATCTATGCGGCTGAATGGTTAGGCGACCCAAGAGCACAACAAAGTTTTTCTATGCTTTTGGCGGTTATGGAAGATGGAACATACAATTTAATGAAAGCACTCGAGAAACATAACAGTCCTTATTTCCATTTAATTAGGGGGATGAGGGAGACATTTAAGTCTTGTATCCGTCAGGAGGAAGTAGCCAATGACTAGTCAATTTTTATGGGTCATTTTCCCTTATGCTTGTATAGTGACATTTATTGTCGGACATATATTCAGGTATCGAAATGATAAATTTGGTTGGACAGCAAAATCAAGTGAATTTATCGAGAAAAAGCAGTTAATGATTGGTAGTGTCCTTTTTCATATCGGGATTATCCCTGTAATTGGTGGGCATATTATGGGACTTGGTGTTCCGAAGGAATGGACACAGGCACTTGGTGTTAGTGATCATTTGTATCATACAGGAGCGATTTGGATTGGCGGATTTTTTGGTTTTGTTACATTGGCAGGAATGCTTATTTTAACAGCTCGTCGCTTTATGTTGAAAAATGTCCGCAAGCTGTCGTCTGCTTCTGATTTGATTGTTAATACACTGTTACTAGTTATTGTTTTGTTAGGGATTTATAGTGTTGTTGCGACAACTGCTACACAGCCTGATTTTGATTATCGTGATTCGATTTCGGTTTGGTTCCGTTCGTTGCTCATTTTACGTCCAGAAGCAAATCTGATGACAGTTGTTCCATTAGCTTTTCAGTTGCATATATTATCCGGCTTCCTTATTTTTGCAATGTGGCCATTTACAAGGCTTGTTCACGTTTGGAGTGTTCCGTTGAATTATGTTGGAAGAAGCTATATCCTATATAGAAAGAATAAAGTGAATTGATGGAGAGAAAAGGCCGTAACAGCCTTTTTTTTCTATGTAGGGAGTATAGATTATGGATGGATTAAGTATTTTTAAATACCAAGAGGAAATCGAGTGCTTGAAAGCTCAATGTGGTTTCGACTTTGTTGGAGTGGCGCTTGTACAATCAGCTGCACGCCATTTTGAACTTAGATGGGAGTTTGTAACGGGTAATCAAAGTGACCGTTATCGAAGAATTGTTTTACAAACCGGAAAAGGTGTTGCTGGACATGTTTTCAAGACGGGTAAACCGTTTCTTGTGGAGGACGTGGAAGAGAAGCTTGGGGAGAAAAACTTATTTAATTATCCAATTGTTGTTTCAGAAGGACTGAAGAGTTTCGGTGCAATTCCCTTATACAAATACAACTGGGTTAAAGGTGTGTTACTCATCGGATATCGTGACGGAAAGAAATTAACGCCACAAGAATTTGATGAGTTTAAAGAAGTAATTGGTTCAAGATTTGGTCCATTTTACAACAGGGAGAAGGTGAAGGATTGATACGCATAGAAGATTTTCAGTTAACCGATTTGTTGATGAAAATGTATGACAATTCAGCTGAAGCTATCTTCTTTTTTGATCGTCATCGAAAGGTGATTTCGATGAATACCGCTGCTGAGCTTATTTTAGATCCTGAAGTGCTCGACCGTATGGCGGCGGGGGATAGTGAAGCCATTTGTTTGTCTTGTAAAGGTTATACGAGCGAACAGGAGCTGCGAACATGCTTAGCATGTTATATCAAAAACCCTCAACAAGATTTAAGTTCGTTCCAGGTGTACTTAGATACAAAAGGAAAAGGAGTTATCCCGTATACGGGTAGCTACCAAACCATTGATGAAGAAAATGGTATCCGTGTTTTTATGCTTCGTGATTTGACGAAGCAGTATAAAACGCAGGAATCATTAAACCAAAAAATGATGATGAAAAATATTATAAAAGCGCAGGAAGATGAACGGAAACGGATTTCTAGAGAGCTTCATGATAGTGTCGCGCAAGAAATGCTGAGCTCATTGGTTGAATTACGCGTGTTGAAATATATGAATATCGATACAGAGGTACTGAAGAAAGTCCAACAGACGGAAGGTTCGCTGATGAGGCTATTAGATGATATCCGTCATCTTTCCGTTGAATTACGCCCCGCAACTTTAGATGACTTAGGGCTCGAAGCTGCGTTCAGAACGCATTTTAAATGGATTGAAAAAAATTATGGGCTAGTTGTCCACTTTACTTCAGAGCTTCAGTCGAAAAGGTATGGTGGCGAAATTGAAACGGTTGTTTACCGAATTTGTCAGGAAGCCGTGTTCAATGCGTTGAAATATGCAAATACAGATGAAATTACCGTTCGACTGTTTGAGAAGGGTGACTACTTAAAATTACATGTTGTTGATGAAGGTCAGGGGTTTGATTTGAATGCTAATCATCCAAAAGGTACTGGCCTAGGATTGTACGGTATGCGGGAAAGGGCTGCGCTTGTTGAAGGGGACATTATCATTCTTTCTGACTTAGGGAAAGGCACTATTGTCCGACTAGAAATACCATTAACAAAGGGGTGATCAAAAGTTGAAAATTATAATTGCAGATGATCACGCAGTCGTTCGTAGTGGGTTTATGCATATTTTAAACTTTCAAGATGATATGGAAGTCGTGGCAACTGCTGCAGATGGCTTGGAAGCATATAGTTTAGTCGCTAAGCATCGTCCTGATTTGCTACTAATGGATTTAAGTATGCCTCCTGGGGAAAGTGGTCTTATTGCGACGGGAAAAATTAAAGAGGATTTTCCGGAAACTAAAATTCTTATTTTGACAATGTATGACGATGAGGAATATTTATTTCACGTCTTAAAAAATGGTGCATCAGGCTATGTCCTGAAGAATTCACCTGACGAAGAATTATTTGATGCCATTCGTATTGTTTATGAGGGTGGGACATACATTCATCCAACGATGGCGACTTCACTTGTTAGGGAGTTTGTTAAAAAAGATGGCGATGGTATCGAAACAGATCCCTATAAAATTCTATCGAAACGTGAAATAGAAGTTTTACCACTTGTGGCAAAAGGGTATGGCAATAAAGAAATTGCCGAAAAATTGTATATATCGGTTAAAACAGTGGAAGCTCATAAGTCTAAAATTATGGAAAAGCTTCAGCTGAAAAGCCGTCCTGAACTCGTTGAATATGCATTAAAGAAAAAGTTTTTAAACTTTTAAAGGTGAGGTGCGGAATCGGTGGTAAAAGAGAAGAAGTTCAAATTTGATTTACCCGCATTGCGTGTACTTGAAAATGAGCATAATTATTTGTTGCATGTAATGGAAGATTGGCATTTAATTGTCCTTGCTTTTGAGCGTGATATGTACACGCTTGAAGAAGGGCACGAGGCGTTACAGACTCTTCGAAGGCTGATAATTGAGTTTATTGATCCGTTGAAGAATCATACAGAGAAGGAGGAGGAGTTCCTTTTTCCCTTACTAGCTAAGTACGTAGGCACTGAACAGGGTCCTGTCAATGCAACTGAAGAAGAGCATGAAGAAATTGATGCGTATATTGGTCATTTCCTGCATCATACTCGCGGGGATTTAAGCGATATGACGATGCAGGACATGAAAGATGTCGTTAAGGACGCGGGAGAGGCCTTCGAAGTGATTACGGTCCATTTTGTGAAGGAAGAGTCGATTCTGTTCCCGATGGTCAATAATATTTTACGAATTGAAGAGCAGGACAAGCTTTACGAGCAGCTTTATACGTCTATTCTGTGACAAAGGATAGTGGTTAGGGATTTCCCTAGCGCTTTAGAGGGAGAACCCGATAGTTTTTAAGAATTGCAGTCGTTACAATCGAGTTATAGCATTAGCAATTAATTAGGATTGGACTGATTGGGATGATTAAAAAAGCGCAGTTGCCGTTACAGACGGCGAACTTAGTAGTCGGTTTCATGGTATGGGTACTTATATCTTCACTGTTGCCATTCATTACAGAAGATATTGCAATTCCAGCGGAAAAGCTTGCAATTGTAACGGCTGTACCAGTGGTGTTAGGGTCTATCCTTAGAATACCGTTAGGCTACTATGCAAATGTATTTGGTGCCAGAGTAATCTTTTTAGTAAGTTTCATACTATTGTTATTTCCAGTGTTCTACATAAGTGAGGCGTCATCGTTTTCAGATTTAATTATTGGTGGAACGTTACTGGGTATCGGTGGAGCTGTGTTTTCTGTTGGGGTTACATCATTACCGAAGTATTATCCGAAAGAAAAGCATGGTCTTGTCAACGGGATTTATGGGATGGGGAATGTGGGGACGGCGATATCCACATTCGCAGCACCAGTCATTGCTACACAAGTGGGTTGGTCGATGACTGTTAAATTTTATCTGATTATACTATTGGTTTTTGCGGCATTAAACTTCATATTTGGTGATCGTAAAGAAGTGAAAGTGAAAACACCTATTGTAGAGCAAATTAAAGGAGTCTATAAAAATGAGAAGCTATGGTTCTTCTCGTTATTCTATTTCATTACGTTTGGTTCGTTCGTGGCCTTTACGATATTTTTGCCAAACTTTTTGGTGACTTTTTTCGAGCTAGATAAAGTGGATGCTGGGATGCGGACAGCTGGATTCATTGTGGTGGCGACATTCCTTCGCCCGGTTGGCGGATGGCTTGCAGATAAATTCCAACCACTGTTTCTGTTAATGGGTGTTTTTTCAGTCTTAACATTTGCATCATTTTTACTCGCATTTTCACCGTCAATTCTGTTGTATACAATTGCAAGTATGCTGATTGCGACTTCTGCTGGAATTGGGAACGGGGTTATCTTTAAACTAGTGCCTTTCTATTTCAATAAGCAAGCAGGGATTGCCAACGGAGTTGTATCTATGATGGGCGGTTTAGGTGGATTTTTTCCACCATTATTATTATCTGCCATCTTTACATTGACAGGATCTTATTCAATTGGTTTTATGGCATTTTCTCAAGTGGCACTTGCCAGTCTAGTGCTTGTCGTTTGGCTCTATTATATGGATCGCGTATCGACGGCTGCGGAAGTGTTTAATTCAACTGGACAAGGGATTCTTGTAACAGATTCAGCAGGGAAAATTGAAATGATCAATCCTGCCTTCACGAAACTAACGGGTTATACGGAAGAGGAAGTTATCGGAAGAAGTCCTAATGTATTAAGCTCAGGTAGACAATCAACAGAATTTTACACAACGATGTGGGGACAGATTGGTCTTAAAGGCGAGTGGCACGGTAAGGTTTGGAATAAAAAGAAAAACGGTGAGGACTATTTGCAACTGTTGTCGATTAACACGGTGACAGATGATTCTGGAGAACCAACCCGATATGTAGGATCGTTCAGTGATATAACACCTCCAAACGAAGAGGGCAGCCGGTCAAATTGACCGGAAGCCCTCGCTTCATTTTATTTTCAATCAGTGGGTGTCCAAACGCCCACTGATTGAAAATAAAGCCTCCGGCGTAATTGATAATGAAAAGTGGTGAAACTTTGGACAATCGCTATTCAAGACAAATCCTATTTAAACCTGTTGGACAGAGTGGGCAAGACAAGTTAAGTTCAGCACATGTCGTCATCATTGGTTGTGGTGCGTTGGGATCAGCTATTTCAGAGACGCTTGTCCGAGCTGGTGTTGGTAGATTGACGATTGCGGACCGAGACTATGTGGAGTCGACAAATTTACAAAGACAGCAGTTATTTGTTGAGCAAGATGCGCGTGATGGTGTACCGAAGGTGGTGGCAGCTGAAAAAAGGTTGAAGGCTATTCGGCAAGACGTTGATATCGTAACGGTGCTTGATCATATTGATGGTCCACTGGTGGAGAATCTCACACAAGATGCAGATTTAATTATGGATGCCACAGATAATTTCGAAACACGTCTTCTGATGAATGATATTGCATGGAAAAGGGACATCCCTTGGATTTACGGGGCATGTGTCGGCAGCTCAGGTACGGTTTTCCCATTCATTCCAGGAAATTCTGCTTGCTTCCGGTGCTTGCTTCCGGTATTGCCATCGGTGAATGAAACATGTGATACAGCTGGGATTATTGCACCGGCAGTCCAAATTACTGCTGCACATCAAAGTGCGGAGGCATTAAAATGGCTAACTGGGAATGTAGAGGCCATGCGCACGAAAGTCTATCATTTTGATGTTTGGAACAATACGCATGTAGAGGCAGGGATTTCCCGAATGCGTAGCGAAGTATGTGAGACGTGTGGGAAAGCACCGACATACCCAACGTTACATCGTCCAGAAGGAACTGGCTATGCTGTGCTATGTGGTCGGGATACGGTACAAATTATTCCTGATAGTGGGCGTCCTTTGACGATAGCAGATGGAGAACAAGTTGCTAAACGTTTAGGTACATCTTATAAAGTAACTCCTTTTTTTGTGGAATTTCATGCGAGTGGTTATCGCTGTATTTTATTCGGCAATGGAAGGTTGTTAATTCACGGATTGAAGGATATGAAGATTGGCCGCAAACTGTACCATCAATTTTTTGGATGAAGTGGGGGGAAGTCTTTTGTCGAATGTACATAATGAAGAGAAACAGTTGATTTGCTGTGTGTTGACGATTAGTGACACACGTAATATTGCGAATGACCGAAGTGGATGGACAATCAGGACAAAGCTAGAAGCAGCGGGTCATAAAATTTTTGAAACATGGATATGCCAGGACGATAAAATGGAAATTGAGTCGATACTGGAGGAGTGGTTGAGAAATCCAAATGTCAACGCCATTATCACGACGGGTGGAACAGGTATTGGTTTCCGTGACGTCACGGTTGAAACGCTGACGCCTTATTTTACAAAAACACTTGACGGGTTTGGAGAATTGTTCCGTTATTTGAGCTATACAGAGGATGTAGGATCGAAGGCGCTGCTGAGCAGGGCAATTGCAGGGACTGTGAAAGAAAAAGTGGTATTTGCACTTCCTGGTTCGGAAAAGGCGGTTGAGTTAGCAATGGATAAATTGGTTGTGCCTGAGCTACATCACATTGTTCACGAATTGACGAAGCATTTAGATGAGTAAAAAAGGATGCTTTACGCATCCTTATAGTTGTCGATGGTAGTCACCATTTTTGCCGCCAGTTTTTTGAATAAGCATGGTCGGTCCGATGACCATCTCTTTACCAGCAGCTTTGCACATATCGTAAATGGTGAGTGCAGCAGCAGAAGCGGCGATCAATGCCTCCATTTCGACACCTGTTACACCTTTTGTTTTCGCTTCAGCTTGAATCAATACCTCGTAGTGTGCGGTTGCTTCGACGATGTTCCATTCGAAGCGAATGTCGACACCTGTTAAAGGAATCGGATGGCACATCGGGATAATTGCTGATGTGTTTTTTGCCGCCATAATTGCTGCCACTTGGGCAACTGCGAATACATCGCCTTTCTTATTCGTCCCTTCTGTAATTTGAGAATGGATAGTTTCATTGACGACAATCGAGGATGCTGCGATTGCTGTTCTGATGGTTTCGGCTTTATCGGACACATCGACCATTTTTGCGCGTCCTTGTTCGTTAAAATGTGTGAGTTCAGACAATGGATTCATTCCTTTCGGACAATATAATGTTAGTATACCAGAAGAATGTGAGGGATTAGCATGGTGGAAATGAGAAAACCAATTCCGGTGGCAGAGGCAGTTCAGCTTGTGATGGAACATATACATATTATCGGGACAGAAATGGTTCCTCTTGAACATGCATATGGAAGAATTCTCGCACAACCCATCATTGCCCAGCATGATGTACCATCCTTTAACCGATCGCCGTATGATGGCTTTGCAGTTCGTGCACAAGATACGCTAGGTGCAGCTGGAGACAATCGAGTTAAGTTCAATGTAATTGGTGAAATCGGGGCTGGCTATGTGGCAGACCAAGAGATTGGTAAGGGTGAGGCATACCGAATCATGACAGGGGCACCGATTCCTAAAAATGCAGATGCGGTTGTTATGTTGGAGCAAACTGTTGAGCAAGTAGATGGCTTTACATTACGAAAACCGTTTAGTCCTGGTGAAAATATTTCCTTCAAAGGTGAAGACGCAACAGAGGGCGAACTGTTAATAGAAGCGGGGACGGTCATTCATCCCGGGACTGTTGCATTGTTGGCGACGTTTGGATATGCCAATGTTGAAGTGGCTAAACGTCCGATTGTTGGAATTTTATCGACAGGGACAGAGCTGCTGGCTGTGGATGAACAACTAGCACCTGGCAAAATTCGTAATTCAAACGGTCCGATGATTGCGGCACAGTTGGACCGGATGGACATACGTTATCGGTCTTACGGTATGCAGGCGGATGATTTAGATGCTTGCACGGTAATCGTTGAACAAGCACTTGCTGAGACGGATGTCCTCATTACGACGGGCGGCGTTTCGGTTGGGGATTATGATTATTTACCTGCGATTTATGAGCGTCTGGGAGCCGAAGTTTTATTCAACAAGGTGGCGATGCGACCGGGTAGTGTGACTACGGTGGCGGTGCTTGGCAATCAGCTGTTGTTTGGCTTGTCGGGGAATCCTTCGGCTTGTTTCACAGGGTTTGAGTTGTTCGCGCGACCGGCAATTATTGGGATGATGGGTGGAACGGCTCCATATATGCCACGTATGAGGGCGAAGCTCGGTGAAGATTTCTTGAAACCAAATCCGTTTACTCGCTTTGTTCGTGCAATATGGGACATGACGCCAGAAGGAATGGTTGCAGTGCCTGCTGGTTTTAATAAATCAAATGCGGTGTCCTCTATCGCAAAAGGGAATTGCCTAATGGTCTTGCCGAGTGGAACGCGCGGTTTTGTGATTGGTACGGAAGTCGATATTTTGTTACTTGGAGCTGAGCAAGGTGTTGGTGAGTGGGTACTATGAAGACACTTCATATCGTAGGCTTTAAAAATAGTGGCAAAACGACACTCGTTGCGAGATGGGTTCGTTTATTGAAAGAACAGGGATTGACGGTTGCGGTGTTGAAGCATCATGGCCACGGTGGACAACCTGCCATGCCGGATGCTTCGACGGATACGATGCAGTTTTTCAACAGCGGAGCAGATGTATCGGTCGTTGCGGGCGGCGGTGCAGTTCAATTGCTGGTCAATGAAGAGCCGGGGTTTATGGAGTTGAAAGAAATGGCGGCAATTAGGCGTCCGAATATTTTGCTTGTAGAAGGGTATAAGGAACAACAAGGGAATAAAGTGGTGCTGTTAAGGAATGCGGAAGATTGGGGGTCCTTGGGGAGCTTGTCAGGCATTCAGCTGGTTGTGGGCTGTCCAGAAATTATAGCAGGTAGCAGGCAAATTGCATCAAGAACGGCTGTTGGACAACTAGACCGCTGGTTATTGGAATGGATAGAGGAGGACGGCAATGAAACCGTTTGAGATTGTAGAAAAACCGATTGAAACACAGAAGTATACGGATTATGTACTCCATGCGGGTGCTGGTGCTGTCACTGTATTTACGGGGCATGTGAGGGAATGGACACATGGAGTGCGTACATTATATTTAGCATATGAGGCATACGTTCCGATGGCGGAAAAGAAGCTGGCGCAAATTGGTGCTGAAATGGAAGCGAAGTGGCCAGGCGTGAAAGTCGCGATTGCGCATCGAATTGGTGAGATGCATATTTCGGATATCGCTGTACTGATTGCCGTATCTTCTCCACACCGAAAAGCAGCTTATGAAGCGAATGAATATGCCATTGAACGCATTAAGGAAGTCGTGCCTATTTGGAAAAAAGAAATTTGGGAAGACGGCGAAGAGTGGATTGGCGGGCAGAAAAAATATCCTGAAAAGGGGAGTGCAGAGCAGTGATCAAAGTAAACTATTTTGCAAGATTACGTGAATTGACGGGCAAGGCGGAAGAAACAATTGAACAACAAACGATGACAGTTAGTGAGTTGTTGGATTGGGCAGAGGCGACTTACCCGGGTTTTGGTAAGGATACGATGCATGTCGCGGTCAATGAAGAGTACGCCTTGAAGGAAGATGTTATCCAATCGGGTGATATTTGCGCATTTATTCCCCCAGTGAGTGGCGGATGATGAAGACGGTTGGTATCATTCTGGCGGGCGGACTTTCTCGACGATTTGGTTCTCCGAAAGCGTTTGCCAAGCTGGGTGAGCGGTATTTTTATGAGCTTGCTAAGGAAGCATTGAAAGCGCATTGTGACGAAGTAATTATCGTGACAAGGCAGGAGCTTTTGAAGTGTTTTCCTAAAGATATAAAAGCAATAACTGATATAATGGATTATATGGGACTCGGTCCGCTTGCAGGGATCCTGTCTGCGATGGAATCTGTGGAAGCGGACCGCTATATCGTGTTGCCTTGCGATATGCCATATGTCGATGAAACGGTTATTGGGAAGTTATTGTTACAACATGAACAAGGTGTAACTTCGGTCGTGGTAGATGGACGGCAGCATCCACTGGTTTCTATTTGGGATTACAGTGTGAAAGACAATCTCCAAGATGCTTTGGAAAACGAGCAATTACGCGTTCTACCTGTTCTTGCGAGTAGTGGCGTTAGGTGGATAGATGGCGGTTTATTGACTGACGATGAAAAACGAGTGTTTACAAATGTGAATACACCTGAGGTATTGGAAAGGAACTGAGCGTATGGAAGCAATCGTAGATAAGCTGGGAAGACCGATTCGGGATCTCCGAATATCGGTAACAGACCGCTGTAACTTCAGATGTTCTTATTGCATGCCGAAGGAAATATTCGGTGATGATTATGTGTTTCTACCGAAAAAAGAATTGCTATCGTTTGAAGAAATTGAACGGTTTTCACGTCTATTTGCTTCGTTGGGCGTTAAGAAGCTTCGTTTAACAGGCGGTGAACCGTTAATGCGCCGTGATCTACCTGAATTGATTGCGAAGCTAATGGGGATTGAAGGTATTGAGGATATCGGATTGACGACGAATGGCGTGTTGCTGAAACAATATGCAAAGCCTTTGTATGATGCAGGTCTTCGCCGTTTGAATATGAGCCTTGACGCATTAGACCCGGAGATTTTCGGCAAATTAAACGGGCGGGGCATTAAACCGGAGCTCATTCTTTCCAATATCGATTATGCACAAAAAATTGGTTTTGAAATTAAAGTCAATATGGTCGTTCAAAAAGGCGTCAATGAGGGTGAAATTCTTCCGATGGCGGCTTATTTTAAAGAGCGTGGCATTACATTGCGTTTCATCGAGTTTATGGATGTGGGGAATGACAATGGCTGGAGCTTTGAAAAAGTGGTCACGAAAAAAGAGATTTATGAAATGCTGAAAGCTGAACATAATATGGAGCCGGCAGATCAGGATTATTATGGTGAAGTTGCAAAACGTTATCGTTATACGGATAATGGAGCTCAGGTTGGTTTTATCACATCTGTGTCGGAATCGTTCTGTTCAACATGTACACGGGCAAGGCTGTCATCGGATGGTAAATTGTATACGTGTTTGTTTGCTTCAGATGGATTTGATTTACGGGAATTGATTCGCAGTGGATTGTCGGATGCGGAATTGCTTGATGCAATTACGGGTGTTTGGCAGGGCCGGGGGGACCGCTATTCGGATGAACGTACCGAACAAACTGTGCAAACGGCGAAAAATCGTAAGAAGATTGGTATGAGTTATATTGGTGGATGAGGCGCTACCGGAGTAAAAAGAGAAAGGCATTATTCACTCGAAATGATGGAGTGGATAATGCCTTTTTACATTCAACTATTAACCTTCCTCTTCCACAACAACTGCGCGCCCTTTTAGTTTCAGCAACAACGGAATAAGTAACCATGCCGCCGCAGCGATGATAAATACGAGTGATAGCGGCTTCGTGAAGAAGATACTGAATTCGCCATTTGAAATCGTCAGTGCACGGCGCATGTTGTTTTCAATCATCGGCCCTAGAACGAGCGCCAAAACGAGCGGAGCGACAGGATAATCATTTTTGGACAATAAATAACCGGCTACGCCACATCCGAGTAGCAAATATAAATCGAAAATGGTGTATTGGACGGCATATACGCCAAAAAAAGAAATAGCAACAATGATTGGTAATAGGTATTTCTTTGGTGTTTGAATAACCTTCGCAAACACACGCACGAGTGGCATATTGAGTACTAACAGCATTAAGTTCCCGATAAACATACTTGCAATCAGTCCCCAAGCGACTTCAGGGTGTTCATCAAAGAGAAGGGGACCTGGCTGGATGTTGTACATAATTAGTGCGCCCATCAGAATGGCTGTTGTACCCGAGCCTGGAATCCCTAATGTTAGCAAGGGAATCATAGCACCACCAGAAGCTGCGTTATTGGCGGATTCGGGGCCGGCGACACCGGCGATGTTACCTGTTCCGAAGCTTTCAGGGTTTTTACTGAACTTCTTTTCCGTCATATAAGAGAAGAAAGAAGCGAGTGTTGCGCCGGCACCTGGAAGAACTCCGATGAAAAATCCGAGTAGAGAGCCTCGTACGATGGGAACAGCACTATCCTTCATATCTTGTTTTGTAGGCATAATTCGATTGATTTTTGCGATTGCTCCATCTTCACCATCCCGTTCTAAGACGGTTTTGAACACTTCACCAAGTGCA
Proteins encoded:
- the narH gene encoding nitrate reductase subunit beta is translated as MKIKAQVAMVMNLDKCIGCHTCSVTCKTTWTNREGAEYMWFNNVETKPGIGYPKRWEDQELYKGGWKLNNGKLELKSGSKLSKIALGKIFYNPDMPEMKDYYEPWTYDYEKLTMAGDSEHTPVARAKSVISGEYMDLEWGPNWEDQLAGAHITGPLDPNIEKIEEDIKFNFEQAFMMYLPRLCEHCLNPSCVASCPSGAIYKRDEDGIVLVDQDACRGWRYCMTGCPYKKVYFNWKTNKAEKCTFCFPRIESGLPTVCSETCTGRIRYLGVLLYDADRVLEAASTPDEKDLYKAQCDLFLDPNDPEVMEQARKDGISEEWIEAAQNSPVYKLAIEYKLAFPLHPEYRTLPMVWYVPPLSPIMNYFEGKDSIKNPDMIFPAIDEMRIPIQYLANMLTAGDAETVKQGLQRMAMMRSYMRAVSSGKEFDESRLERVGLTAHQTKQMYRLLAIAKYEDRFVIPTAHKEGHMNMYRSQGSAGYTEMGGDYAMDSSPTQFSYTGIADSTDCDGCSAVEPTKSGKEIYEENFYGGIWRD
- the narJ gene encoding nitrate reductase molybdenum cofactor assembly chaperone encodes the protein MIDLKKLYEVKQNFGFFADQLSYPEKLTFHPSVLEESFDSSDPAYADIKVFWDLMHDYSLDEIQEMYTYTFDFQTETTLFMTYVKYADAKERGQMLAKLKVLYEMFGLNMPEGELSDFLPLMCEFIYAAEWLGDPRAQQSFSMLLAVMEDGTYNLMKALEKHNSPYFHLIRGMRETFKSCIRQEEVAND
- the narI gene encoding respiratory nitrate reductase subunit gamma, which encodes MTSQFLWVIFPYACIVTFIVGHIFRYRNDKFGWTAKSSEFIEKKQLMIGSVLFHIGIIPVIGGHIMGLGVPKEWTQALGVSDHLYHTGAIWIGGFFGFVTLAGMLILTARRFMLKNVRKLSSASDLIVNTLLLVIVLLGIYSVVATTATQPDFDYRDSISVWFRSLLILRPEANLMTVVPLAFQLHILSGFLIFAMWPFTRLVHVWSVPLNYVGRSYILYRKNKVN
- a CDS encoding GAF domain-containing protein — its product is MDGLSIFKYQEEIECLKAQCGFDFVGVALVQSAARHFELRWEFVTGNQSDRYRRIVLQTGKGVAGHVFKTGKPFLVEDVEEKLGEKNLFNYPIVVSEGLKSFGAIPLYKYNWVKGVLLIGYRDGKKLTPQEFDEFKEVIGSRFGPFYNREKVKD
- a CDS encoding sensor histidine kinase, with product MIRIEDFQLTDLLMKMYDNSAEAIFFFDRHRKVISMNTAAELILDPEVLDRMAAGDSEAICLSCKGYTSEQELRTCLACYIKNPQQDLSSFQVYLDTKGKGVIPYTGSYQTIDEENGIRVFMLRDLTKQYKTQESLNQKMMMKNIIKAQEDERKRISRELHDSVAQEMLSSLVELRVLKYMNIDTEVLKKVQQTEGSLMRLLDDIRHLSVELRPATLDDLGLEAAFRTHFKWIEKNYGLVVHFTSELQSKRYGGEIETVVYRICQEAVFNALKYANTDEITVRLFEKGDYLKLHVVDEGQGFDLNANHPKGTGLGLYGMRERAALVEGDIIILSDLGKGTIVRLEIPLTKG
- a CDS encoding response regulator transcription factor codes for the protein MKIIIADDHAVVRSGFMHILNFQDDMEVVATAADGLEAYSLVAKHRPDLLLMDLSMPPGESGLIATGKIKEDFPETKILILTMYDDEEYLFHVLKNGASGYVLKNSPDEELFDAIRIVYEGGTYIHPTMATSLVREFVKKDGDGIETDPYKILSKREIEVLPLVAKGYGNKEIAEKLYISVKTVEAHKSKIMEKLQLKSRPELVEYALKKKFLNF